The following coding sequences are from one Salvia hispanica cultivar TCC Black 2014 chromosome 3, UniMelb_Shisp_WGS_1.0, whole genome shotgun sequence window:
- the LOC125214290 gene encoding pectin acetylesterase 8-like isoform X2, protein MDGGLHQWVLVVVSLMILMRTESFFVDITYVQSAVAKGAVCLDGSPPAYHFDKGFGAGINNWLIHIEGGGWCNNATTCLARKSTRLGSSKLMAKQVAFSGIFSNKPKFNPDFYNWNRIKVRYCDGASFTGDVEAVNPATGLYYRGARVFVAIIEDLLAKGMSHAQNAVLSGCSAGGLTSILHCDKFKSLVPASAKVKCFADAGFFINTKDVSGAQHIEQFYNDVVTTHGSAKNLPQSCTSKMKPGLCFFPQNMVQGIQTPLFLVNAAYDSWQIKNILAPGVADPHGLWHNCKTDINKCSTSQLQVMQEFRTAFLGALSGVQNSATKGYYINSCYAHCQTEMQETWLRDDAPVLDGKNIGKAVGDWYYDRSPFQKIDCPYPCDKTCHNRVFE, encoded by the exons ATGGATGGGGGATTGCATCAATGGGTGTTGGTTGTGGTTtctttgatgattttgatgagaACTGAAAGCTTCTTTGTGGATATTACTTATGTTCAGAGTGCTGTGGCAAAAGGAGCTG TGTGTTTGGATGGGAGTCCACCTGCTTACCATTTTGATAAGGGTTTTGGAGCAGGAATCAACAACTGGCTTATTCATATTGAG GGAGGAGGGTGGTGCAACAATGCAACGACTTGCCTAGCCCGGAAAAGCACCCGGTTAGGTTCCTCCAAGCTGATGGCCAAACAGGTTGCGTTTTCTGGGATTTTCAGCAACAAGCCTAAGTTTAATCCTG ATTTCTACAACTGGAACAGGATCAAGGTTAGGTATTGTGATGGGGCATCATTCACTGGTGATGTAGAAGCAGTTAATCCA GCTACTGGTTTATACTACAGAGGAGCAAGGGTCTTTGTTGCCATTATTGAGGACCTTTTAGCCAAAGGAATGAGCCATGCTCAAAAT GCTGTTTTATCTGGATGTTCAGCTGGTGGATTAACCTCGATTCTTCACTGCGATAAGTTCAAATCTCTTGTCCCCGCCAGCGCCAAGGTGAAATGCTTTGCAGACGCAGGCTTCTTCATCAACAC GAAGGATGTTTCCGGAGCTCAACACATTGAGCAGTTCTACAACGATGTTGTCACAACACAT GGATCAGCGAAGAACCTGCCCCAGTCGTGCACTTCAAAGATGAAGCCGGGTCTG TGTTTCTTCCCCCAAAACATGGTTCAAGGAATTCAGACACCTCTCTTCCTTGTGAATGCTGCCTATGATTCATGGCAGATCAAGAACATCTTGGCACCCGGTGTTGCTGACCCGCACGGCCTCTGGCACAACTGCAAGACCGATATAAACAAGTGCTCGACCAGCCAGCTGCAGGTCATGCAAG AATTCAGAACCGCGTTTCTTGGTGCATTGAGCGGAGTGCAAAACTCTGCAACGAAAGGGTACTACATCAACTCTTGCTATGCCCATTGCCAGACTGAAATGCAGGAGACATGGCTCAGAGACGACGCCCCTGTGTTGGATGGCAAG AATATAGGGAAAGCTGTTGGTGATTGGTACTACGACAGAAGCCCGTTTCAGAAGATCGATTGCCCTTACCCGTGCGACAAGACTTGCCATAACCGGGTTTTCGAATGA
- the LOC125214536 gene encoding pentatricopeptide repeat-containing protein At4g19440, chloroplastic isoform X1 — protein sequence MDMRRSALQKSATNTAAILFFPIKRPLTVSPHPLPRPENLIAKPKPKEAPQSPNPPASAAFDQRFRDITSLSSALSAPNLNSFHCSDLLKRLNPGQFDSIFWEIHNNVDPSAALKFFYVAGNRCSFRFSLRSYCVLFHLLLSKNHDSAARLLLIRLIDGKLPMTLRDDVGDWHREIATVLADACVGSERFRGGVRAFDILAHVYVSDLKSFGFDVAMDVFRFLASRELVPSVRTCVFFMSTLVKEGEPEKGYEVFTIVSKKFSPDVHLYSIAINAQCKGGKVEEAIELFKQMESKGVAPNVVIYNNLMHGLCRSGRLEEAFQLKERMVDKGMQPTHVTYGVLINSLMELQKYGEADCVLKEMSSKGLIPNVVVYNTLIHGFCKIGNLTIALKLKDDMSLLGVIPNSVTYNTLINGLCKDNQIDLAEQFLRKMMKGGLSINVGTIHSVIHGLCKNLRLDSALTYTTLMIFKNLRPDNMLLTTLMSRLCQNHMHSEALKLYYDLQATGVGCNTVTSNALVFGLSEIGNVQEAKSIIKSMLDCGVRLDTFTYNALIYGCCKEDKLEIGFKLKEEMTEKGISSDIVTYNMLINRLSKKGKMDEALMLWHECQRNDLVPDVHLYAVMIAGYCNGENFEEAMNFFDMLLQQNIKPNSVVYNILIRAYSRVGNMPEAFKLFDEMRSKGIPRTLVTYSSLIHGMGNVGRVNESTYLFDEMRKDGLQPDVVCYTALIGGYCKLGQMNEATSVLQEMSSFNIQPNKITYTIIIHGYCKLGRTEEAAEGLKEMLSKGITPDSVTYNVLSHGFCKEGDAKEAFALWEHMSDRGINLDDVAHTSLVHCMSQQSKKENH from the exons ATGGACATGAGAAGATCCGCCCTCCAGAAATCCGCCACCAACACCGCCGCGATACTCTTCTTTCCGATCAAGCGACCGCTAACCGTCTCGCCTCATCCTCTACCGCGACCGGAGAATCTAATCGCTAAACCTAAACCAAAAGAGGCGCCTCAATCGCCGAATCCCCCTGCTTCAGCTGCATTTGATCAGCGATTTCGTGATATAACGAGTTTGTCTTCTGCTCTATCCGCACCGAATTTGAATTCATTTCACTGTAGCGATTTGCTTAAGCGTTTGAATCCTGGCCAATTTGattctattttttgggaaattcATAATAATGTTGATCCTTCCGCCGCATTGAAGTTCTTTTACGTTGCGGGGAACCGCTGCAGCTTTAGGTTTTCGCTTAGATCGTATTGCGTATTGTTTCACTTGTTGCTTTCTAAGAATCACGATTCAGCTGCGCGGTTGCTCTTGATAAGATTGATTGATGGAAAGTTGCCCATGACGTTGAGGGATGATGTTGGGGATTGGCATAGGGAGATTGCTACTGTTTTGGCAGATGCTTGTGTTGGTTCGGAGAGATTTAGGGGAGGGGTGAGAGCGTTTGATATTTTGGCTCATGTTTATGTTAGTGATCTTAAGAGCTTCGGGTTTGATGTTGCAATGGATGTGTTTAGGTTCTTAGCCAGTAGAGAGTTGGTTCCATCTGTCAGGACTTGCGTTTTTTTTATGAGCACTCTTGTTAAGGAAGGCGAACCTGAGAAAGGCTACGAAGTTTTTACTATTGTTTCGAAAAAGTTTTCACCAGATGTTCACTTATACAGTATTGCAATAAATGCGCAGTGCAAAGGAGGTAAGGTTGAGGAGGCAATTGAACTGTTTAAGCAAATGGAGAGTAAAGGAGTTGCTCCGAATGTTGTTATATATAACAATCTAATGCATGGCCTATGTAGAAGCGGGAGACTGGAAGAGGCATTCCAGCTTAAGGAGAGAATGGTAGATAAGGGGATGCAACCAACTCATGTTACTTATGGTGTGCTGATTAACAGCCTGATGGAGCTTCAGAAATACGGTGAAGCTGATTGTGTCTTGAAAGAGATGTCGAGTAAGGGGCTTATTCCCAATGTTGTTGTTTATAACACATTGATTCATGGATTTTGTAAGATAGGAAATTTGACAATTGCCCTGAAGTTAAAGGATGATATGTCATTACTAGGTGTTATTCCTAATTCAGTTACTTATAATACTCTCATAAATGGACTCTGCAAGGACAATCAAATAGATTTAGCCGAGCAGttcttaagaaaaatgatgaaagGAGGATTAAGTATAAACGTAGGTACTATACATTCTGTCATTCATGGATTATGTAAAAACTTAAGATTGGACTCTGCTCTTACATACACCACGTTGATGATCTTTAAGAATTTGAGGCCTGACAATATGTTGCTGACAACATTGATGAGCAGACTTTGTCAGAATCATATGCATTCAGAAGCCTTAAAGCTGTATTATGATCTGCAGGCTACAGGAGTTG GTTGCAATACAGTGACCTCAAATGCCCTCGTTTTTGGACTTTCTGAAATTGGTAATGTGCAAGAAGCCAAATCTATCATCAAGAGCATGTTGGATTGTGGTGTTAGGTTGGATACTTTCACGTACAATGCACTCATCTATGGGTGTTGCAAAGAGGATAAGTTGGAAATTGGCTTTAAGCTCAAGGAAGAAATGACTGAGAAAGGAATCTCCTCAGACATTGTGACGTACAACATGCTGATAAACAGATTATCTAAAAAGGGTAAAATGGATGAAGCGCTGATGTTGTGGCACGAATGCCAAAGGAATGATCTTGTTCCTGATGTTCATTTATATGCAGTAATGATAGCAGGGTATTGCAATggtgaaaattttgaagagGCTATGAATTTCTTTGATATGTTACTCCAGCAGAATATTAAGCCGAATTCTGTTGTATATAACATACTCATTAGAGCATACTCTAGGGTTGGAAACATGCCAGAGGCCTTCAAACTCTTTGATGAGATGAGAAGCAAAGGTATTCCACGCACCCTGGTCACCTATTCTTCTCTAATACATGGAATGGGCAATGTTGGCAGAGTAAATGAATCAACATATCTGTTTGATGAAATGAGAAAGGATGGCTTGCAGCCTGATGTAGTATGTTACACTGCACTAATTGGTGGTTATTGTAAGCTAGGTCAGATGAATGAAGCAACAAGTGTCTTGCAGGAAATGTCTTCATTTAACATACAGCCGAATAAGATAACTTATACAATAATAATCCATGGGTACTGCAAGTTGGGTAGGACGGAAGAGGCTGCTGAGGGTCTGAAGGAAATGCTAAGCAAAGGTATCACGCCTGATTCTGTGACTTATAATGTGCTGTCACATGGGTTCTGCAAAGAAGGGGATGCAAAGGAAGCTTTTGCCCTGTGGGAACACATGTCTGATAGAGGAATAAATTTAGATGATGTTGCACATACTTCATTGGTTCACTGCATGTCCCAGCaatcaaagaaagaaaaccACTAA
- the LOC125214536 gene encoding pentatricopeptide repeat-containing protein At4g19440, chloroplastic isoform X2: MDMRRSALQKSATNTAAILFFPIKRPLTVSPHPLPRPENLIAKPKPKEAPQSPNPPASAAFDQRFRDITSLSSALSAPNLNSFHCSDLLKRLNPGQFDSIFWEIHNNVDPSAALKFFYVAGNRCSFRFSLRSYCVLFHLLLSKNHDSAARLLLIRLIDGKLPMTLRDDVGDWHREIATVLADACVGSERFRGGVRAFDILAHVYVSDLKSFGFDVAMDVFRFLASRELVPSVRTCVFFMSTLVKEGEPEKGYEVFTIVSKKFSPDVHLYSIAINAQCKGGKVEEAIELFKQMESKGVAPNVVIYNNLMHGLCRSGRLEEAFQLKERMVDKGMQPTHVTYGVLINSLMELQKYGEADCVLKEMSSKGLIPNVVVYNTLIHGFCKIGNLTIALKLKDDMSLLGVIPNSVTYNTLINGLCKDNQIDLAEQFLRKMMKGGLSINVGTIHSVIHGLCKNLRLDSALTYTTLMIFKNLRPDNMLLTTLMSRLCQNHMHSEALKLYYDLQATGVGCNTVTSNALVFGLSEIGNVQEAKSIIKSMLDCGVRLDTFTYNALIYGCCKEDKLEIGFKLKEEMTEKGISSDIVTYNMLINRLSKKGKMDEALMLWHECQRNDLVPDVHLYAVMIAGYCNGENFEEAMNFFDMLLQQNIKPNSVVYNILIRAYSRVGNMPEAFKLFDEMRSKGNVFI, from the exons ATGGACATGAGAAGATCCGCCCTCCAGAAATCCGCCACCAACACCGCCGCGATACTCTTCTTTCCGATCAAGCGACCGCTAACCGTCTCGCCTCATCCTCTACCGCGACCGGAGAATCTAATCGCTAAACCTAAACCAAAAGAGGCGCCTCAATCGCCGAATCCCCCTGCTTCAGCTGCATTTGATCAGCGATTTCGTGATATAACGAGTTTGTCTTCTGCTCTATCCGCACCGAATTTGAATTCATTTCACTGTAGCGATTTGCTTAAGCGTTTGAATCCTGGCCAATTTGattctattttttgggaaattcATAATAATGTTGATCCTTCCGCCGCATTGAAGTTCTTTTACGTTGCGGGGAACCGCTGCAGCTTTAGGTTTTCGCTTAGATCGTATTGCGTATTGTTTCACTTGTTGCTTTCTAAGAATCACGATTCAGCTGCGCGGTTGCTCTTGATAAGATTGATTGATGGAAAGTTGCCCATGACGTTGAGGGATGATGTTGGGGATTGGCATAGGGAGATTGCTACTGTTTTGGCAGATGCTTGTGTTGGTTCGGAGAGATTTAGGGGAGGGGTGAGAGCGTTTGATATTTTGGCTCATGTTTATGTTAGTGATCTTAAGAGCTTCGGGTTTGATGTTGCAATGGATGTGTTTAGGTTCTTAGCCAGTAGAGAGTTGGTTCCATCTGTCAGGACTTGCGTTTTTTTTATGAGCACTCTTGTTAAGGAAGGCGAACCTGAGAAAGGCTACGAAGTTTTTACTATTGTTTCGAAAAAGTTTTCACCAGATGTTCACTTATACAGTATTGCAATAAATGCGCAGTGCAAAGGAGGTAAGGTTGAGGAGGCAATTGAACTGTTTAAGCAAATGGAGAGTAAAGGAGTTGCTCCGAATGTTGTTATATATAACAATCTAATGCATGGCCTATGTAGAAGCGGGAGACTGGAAGAGGCATTCCAGCTTAAGGAGAGAATGGTAGATAAGGGGATGCAACCAACTCATGTTACTTATGGTGTGCTGATTAACAGCCTGATGGAGCTTCAGAAATACGGTGAAGCTGATTGTGTCTTGAAAGAGATGTCGAGTAAGGGGCTTATTCCCAATGTTGTTGTTTATAACACATTGATTCATGGATTTTGTAAGATAGGAAATTTGACAATTGCCCTGAAGTTAAAGGATGATATGTCATTACTAGGTGTTATTCCTAATTCAGTTACTTATAATACTCTCATAAATGGACTCTGCAAGGACAATCAAATAGATTTAGCCGAGCAGttcttaagaaaaatgatgaaagGAGGATTAAGTATAAACGTAGGTACTATACATTCTGTCATTCATGGATTATGTAAAAACTTAAGATTGGACTCTGCTCTTACATACACCACGTTGATGATCTTTAAGAATTTGAGGCCTGACAATATGTTGCTGACAACATTGATGAGCAGACTTTGTCAGAATCATATGCATTCAGAAGCCTTAAAGCTGTATTATGATCTGCAGGCTACAGGAGTTG GTTGCAATACAGTGACCTCAAATGCCCTCGTTTTTGGACTTTCTGAAATTGGTAATGTGCAAGAAGCCAAATCTATCATCAAGAGCATGTTGGATTGTGGTGTTAGGTTGGATACTTTCACGTACAATGCACTCATCTATGGGTGTTGCAAAGAGGATAAGTTGGAAATTGGCTTTAAGCTCAAGGAAGAAATGACTGAGAAAGGAATCTCCTCAGACATTGTGACGTACAACATGCTGATAAACAGATTATCTAAAAAGGGTAAAATGGATGAAGCGCTGATGTTGTGGCACGAATGCCAAAGGAATGATCTTGTTCCTGATGTTCATTTATATGCAGTAATGATAGCAGGGTATTGCAATggtgaaaattttgaagagGCTATGAATTTCTTTGATATGTTACTCCAGCAGAATATTAAGCCGAATTCTGTTGTATATAACATACTCATTAGAGCATACTCTAGGGTTGGAAACATGCCAGAGGCCTTCAAACTCTTTGATGAGATGAGAAGCAAAG GAAATGTCTTCATTTAA
- the LOC125214290 gene encoding pectin acetylesterase 8-like isoform X1 — protein sequence MSRKMDGGLHQWVLVVVSLMILMRTESFFVDITYVQSAVAKGAVCLDGSPPAYHFDKGFGAGINNWLIHIEGGGWCNNATTCLARKSTRLGSSKLMAKQVAFSGIFSNKPKFNPDFYNWNRIKVRYCDGASFTGDVEAVNPATGLYYRGARVFVAIIEDLLAKGMSHAQNAVLSGCSAGGLTSILHCDKFKSLVPASAKVKCFADAGFFINTKDVSGAQHIEQFYNDVVTTHGSAKNLPQSCTSKMKPGLCFFPQNMVQGIQTPLFLVNAAYDSWQIKNILAPGVADPHGLWHNCKTDINKCSTSQLQVMQEFRTAFLGALSGVQNSATKGYYINSCYAHCQTEMQETWLRDDAPVLDGKNIGKAVGDWYYDRSPFQKIDCPYPCDKTCHNRVFE from the exons ATGAGCAGAAAAATGGATGGGGGATTGCATCAATGGGTGTTGGTTGTGGTTtctttgatgattttgatgagaACTGAAAGCTTCTTTGTGGATATTACTTATGTTCAGAGTGCTGTGGCAAAAGGAGCTG TGTGTTTGGATGGGAGTCCACCTGCTTACCATTTTGATAAGGGTTTTGGAGCAGGAATCAACAACTGGCTTATTCATATTGAG GGAGGAGGGTGGTGCAACAATGCAACGACTTGCCTAGCCCGGAAAAGCACCCGGTTAGGTTCCTCCAAGCTGATGGCCAAACAGGTTGCGTTTTCTGGGATTTTCAGCAACAAGCCTAAGTTTAATCCTG ATTTCTACAACTGGAACAGGATCAAGGTTAGGTATTGTGATGGGGCATCATTCACTGGTGATGTAGAAGCAGTTAATCCA GCTACTGGTTTATACTACAGAGGAGCAAGGGTCTTTGTTGCCATTATTGAGGACCTTTTAGCCAAAGGAATGAGCCATGCTCAAAAT GCTGTTTTATCTGGATGTTCAGCTGGTGGATTAACCTCGATTCTTCACTGCGATAAGTTCAAATCTCTTGTCCCCGCCAGCGCCAAGGTGAAATGCTTTGCAGACGCAGGCTTCTTCATCAACAC GAAGGATGTTTCCGGAGCTCAACACATTGAGCAGTTCTACAACGATGTTGTCACAACACAT GGATCAGCGAAGAACCTGCCCCAGTCGTGCACTTCAAAGATGAAGCCGGGTCTG TGTTTCTTCCCCCAAAACATGGTTCAAGGAATTCAGACACCTCTCTTCCTTGTGAATGCTGCCTATGATTCATGGCAGATCAAGAACATCTTGGCACCCGGTGTTGCTGACCCGCACGGCCTCTGGCACAACTGCAAGACCGATATAAACAAGTGCTCGACCAGCCAGCTGCAGGTCATGCAAG AATTCAGAACCGCGTTTCTTGGTGCATTGAGCGGAGTGCAAAACTCTGCAACGAAAGGGTACTACATCAACTCTTGCTATGCCCATTGCCAGACTGAAATGCAGGAGACATGGCTCAGAGACGACGCCCCTGTGTTGGATGGCAAG AATATAGGGAAAGCTGTTGGTGATTGGTACTACGACAGAAGCCCGTTTCAGAAGATCGATTGCCCTTACCCGTGCGACAAGACTTGCCATAACCGGGTTTTCGAATGA